From bacterium, one genomic window encodes:
- a CDS encoding type II toxin-antitoxin system ParD family antitoxin, whose protein sequence is MNVSLTPELEELVQGKVASGLYNSNSEVVREALRLMAKRDAEENPVAHRPRKGIAKAVRSRKTRSGKSGRAR, encoded by the coding sequence ATGAATGTGAGTCTGACTCCGGAGCTCGAGGAGCTCGTCCAGGGAAAGGTCGCTAGCGGCCTGTACAACTCGAACAGCGAAGTGGTTAGAGAGGCTCTTCGGCTAATGGCGAAGCGAGACGCCGAGGAAAACCCAGTCGCACACAGACCTCGAAAGGGGATTGCGAAGGCGGTCCGAAGCAGAAAAACTCGTAGCGGAAAGAGCGGGCGTGCCCGTTAG
- a CDS encoding ATP-binding protein, which translates to MAQGRLLRQLIRAGAETGGEEFRVVAEKVIEQERLKKHHLLANDLERILYGTSANGGGEKSLSRALPPIPVDAERKLPLMETQEPVRSFEDLVLSAENQSVLEQTILEQGRRDVLGSWGLRPNSRLLFCGPPGCGKTLAAEVLAAELGLALVVIRFDAVVSSFLGATAANLRKVFDFLEQARCVALFDEFDAIAKEREDATEHGELRRVVSAFLQMLDHYRGSSVLVAASNHEGMLDRALWRRFDEVVFFETPDEEGVKRILEVKLRGVRRDFEVEGGALVDALLGLSGADIERVLIRAIKDMALSGREFVGTAHIMAALARERRRRELSERPTG; encoded by the coding sequence ATGGCTCAGGGTCGACTCCTACGTCAGCTTATCCGAGCGGGTGCCGAAACGGGCGGGGAAGAGTTTCGAGTTGTCGCTGAGAAGGTCATCGAGCAAGAACGACTGAAGAAGCACCACCTCCTAGCCAATGACCTAGAGAGAATTCTCTATGGAACGAGCGCAAATGGCGGAGGAGAGAAATCACTAAGCAGAGCGCTGCCGCCTATCCCCGTCGACGCAGAACGAAAGCTGCCGCTCATGGAGACTCAGGAGCCGGTTCGAAGCTTCGAGGACCTGGTGCTAAGCGCCGAGAATCAGTCGGTGCTTGAGCAGACGATTCTCGAGCAAGGAAGGCGCGACGTACTCGGGTCATGGGGTCTTAGGCCGAACAGTCGACTGCTCTTCTGCGGACCCCCAGGGTGTGGAAAGACACTTGCCGCCGAGGTGCTTGCTGCGGAGCTGGGCCTAGCTTTGGTTGTCATCCGGTTCGACGCCGTGGTCTCGTCATTCCTGGGGGCAACCGCTGCCAATCTGCGGAAGGTATTCGACTTTCTGGAACAAGCTCGCTGTGTAGCGCTATTCGACGAGTTCGATGCCATCGCGAAGGAACGAGAGGACGCTACTGAGCACGGAGAACTTCGGCGCGTGGTGAGCGCGTTCCTGCAGATGCTAGACCACTATCGTGGTAGCAGTGTTCTTGTTGCAGCTTCGAATCATGAGGGGATGCTAGACCGGGCGCTTTGGCGACGGTTTGATGAAGTAGTGTTCTTCGAAACGCCCGACGAGGAAGGCGTGAAGCGAATACTGGAGGTGAAGCTTCGCGGGGTCCGAAGAGATTTCGAAGTAGAAGGCGGAGCGCTGGTCGATGCGCTTCTTGGACTATCAGGAGCTGATATCGAACGCGTGCTCATCCGAGCGATAAAGGACATGGCGCTTAGTGGCCGGGAGTTTGTAGGGACCGCACACATCATGGCGGCGCTCGCGCGCGAGCGCAGGCGTCGTGAACTGTCCGAGAGACCGACTGGCTAA